In Pseudoxanthomonas sp. SE1, the genomic stretch GTCGATTGGAAGGATCACCAGCGCCGAGCAAACGAGTTGAGTGATGGGATAAGGCGCTATCTACTTGCGATCAACGCTGGCGGCATCGCCGTCATGTTTGCCCTGGCGGGGGCAATGCTGGAGAACGGAGTTCCGCCGCGTTGGGTCATCGTTCCATCTTTACTCTTTGCATCCGGAGTTCTCTTCGTAGGAGTAAGCATGTTCCTCGCGCGAACGCGTGAGATTAGCCGTGAGGAAGCGGCAAGGAGTGAAGAGCAGCCGCCTTCGTTCTCCAAGTTCATGAAAAGCTCTCCCTACAACAAAGCTAGCCTGGCCGCATTCTTGGCAGCGGTTGTCGCAGGCCTGCGGGAACTGAGTGGAATTTTGCCTACATGAAAGGCTGAGTCATCACAGATCTAACATTGGGAGCAGCGGTGCGTGGACGCTGGAGAGTCCTCAAGATCTTCCGTTGATCCATAACCATCTTAGTTGCAAGAAGCGGTCGGCCCGACGGCAGCGGACTTAACAAGTCAGAGCAACCTCGGCCTCCACAAGCTCTCAAGATCGACGTCATCGCTGTCCGGCCTCAGCTCCCGACCCATGGGATCTACCTGCAAAACAAGGGGAAGGTCGAAGGCAGTCCCTGTCGCCACACACGCGCCCTGAGAAAGGCTCGGGATGAGCCCCTTGGATAGTGAATCTAACGTGGTGATCGTGTTGTCGATCAGGAGAAGATCTCGATCATTGACTAATCTATGTATGAAGAAGTTGTGCAGCTGGGACACAATTGTTGGCGATATGTCAGCCGGCCTTTGACTTGACAGGGTGATGTAGAAGCCAAATTTTCTGCCTTCCTTCACGATCTCCTCGAACATCTCAAGCCGATAGTCCTTCCAGCTCTCCTGCTCTCTACTCGACTGCTGAGAAAGAATGTTATGAGCCTCATCAATGATGAGAGTGAATGTTCCATCTGGAGGCTGCGCTACTCTGGCCCTATGAGCGCCGTAGTAGTGCTTCGCTACGAGCAGTGGAAGGATCTTCTTGACCGCGTTGCTACACCTCTTAAGGGATATTACGGTAACCGTTTGCTCCCCAACTTCTCCCCGAGCAACCTCTACGACCCTACTTAGCTCAGCAGAGACCGACTCGATCCTCTTAAGAAGAGGCTGGATGAAATCAAACTGAACATACCCATGCACAAGATCATTAACCAGCTGAAGGTTTGCCCTGATTTGCAGCTGCAAGAATGAATCTAGTTGACTGAGATCCATCGTTTCCACTGTTGCTGCAAGATGTGCGTCGTAATTTGCGCCATCCGAGTCGAAGTAGACACCTCCGTCTGGACGAAAGAACTTCGAAAATCCGGAATGCCAACTGATTCTTTTCAGGGCATCTGAAACTTCGTTTGCACCCAGCAACCTTGCAATAGATCTCAACAAATCCAGCGACTCAGGCCTGGGGCGAGCGGCACACATCGCCTTTCTGAAAGAAGAGTGTGCGTATCTAGTGAGCGAATCTGCGTTGTTCGCATACCTCGCCCTGCCGAGGACCAATCTATTCAGGAATGGCTGCTGCGTATTGGGAGTTGCCTGGAAGAGAAGAGCCAATGTCTCCGCACTCCAGAATTCCGACTCTTGCAACTTGAACTTGTCCCCGTTGTCGACGCGAGTGTTCAAATCGTAGACCGTCTTGGATGCACGAGGAACCAACTGCGCTCCCGTGTACTCGCCATTGAAGTCGATTATTACGAACCTACTGACACCTTCTATGGATGCGTACTTTTTCTCAAACAGCGCCGTGTAAAGCTTTGCCAGCGTGTTGGACTTCCCGCTACCCGTATTTCCGAAGATCCCGATGTGCGTATTGAACAGGCGCCTCCAGGGCAGCCCCACTTCTATTCCTTCCTTAAGTAGTCTTCCTATTACCACCGCGACACCGGCGTCAGGCTTAGTGAAGATGGTCGAGATCTGCTCTTCATTAAGAAGCTGAGCCTGATCCTTGATCATGGGCATGAACTTTATGCCCTGAAGAAATTTCCCTGACTCAAAGTATCCGACCGGCCTTACATCTACGCGCCTCGTGAAATCTACTCGTACGCCGTCTATCTCGGACTTTTTTTCGTCCAAGTACTCACCCTCGACCAAGCACACGATCTTTCGGAAGCCGCGCTGTATCGAGATGTACTCTCTTATCGATACGCCTTTGTACTGCTCCCCCTTGTAGAACAGAACTTCGCGATTGGACTCTTCAAATATCTTCAGAGATATTTTCGTTCCGTTTACTGCGACAACCTCACCAACTACGATCGTCATCGTCAGCCCCTCAAACTCTGCTCTGGCGCCGCGACCTCTGCACCTACCTGCTTAAGCGAGAGAACTGATTCATTGAACGCAGTGAAGGTGAGTTTCTTTCCGTCCGGAAGAAGAATGAATCGGACGTTCGGATGCATGCCTAGAATTGGCGCTAGACGGTTATATTCCGCCTCGTCAAAGCAACACACATAGACCTGTAGCTTCGGGTTCGACAATGATCTCTTGACGAGATTCAGTATGTGCTCGTCAGCGAAGGAGAATCCAAAGGTGATAAGAACCGAGTTCGGCCTCTCTAGCTCGTAGCTAAGCATCCTGAGCATTTGATAGTAGTGCTCTTCAAACACAGTCTCATGAAACTTCCACTTCGTGGGATTTACGATCGGGAGCTTCTTATACTCCCGCATGAATTCTTCGGTTTCATCTTCCTCAAATTCCGGCGCAACAAGGTCGTCCGAACTTAGCTCGTCGTCCATCAGCGATGTTGAGAACGGCCGTAGGCGCTCAAGTAGGCCTTCGCCAAGCACGGGTCCCGGAAGCTTGTTTCGATAGTCAACTAGGATCGACTGATCTCGTCTTCTCCAATGTACCGAACCATGAATGTGGACAAGATTGATTTGAGGGATTGAAACCATTTCTCTTTCAAAGATTCCGGTCTGCGAGGTGATCGTACTGAAGTTCTTTGCCTGCAAGCGCCTGGTCTGAAACCCACTCGTTCCGTCGTTGAGTAGAAATTCAATCACGCCGCTCTCTATCAGTTCGTCAGCCACGATCGATATGCACGGATCATAGTTCGTTGTAAACACATTGCACCTCCTGTCAGGACTCCTCCTCATCGACAGGACGTGAAATATTGTGAGCAGTAGCTTCTTGTAGTTCGCTAGCACTAACTCCTTATCTACGTCACCCTGAATGTCGGCACGCGATAGTGTCATCGCTGGTAGCACACATTCTTTGTAGTAGTGCATGAACAGTGCGGAGAGCTTTGCATCATCTTCGCCGAAGCTTGTCGCGAGGGTTTCGATGGTGCACGTCTCATCGAGCTCATCTTTGATGGATAGAGCAAGGGTTGGTAGGACTCCAAAAGAGGCTCCTGAGCCAATCAAGAAGCTCAAGTTCTTGTCGTAGACGGCAGCAAGCTTTATCTCTCGATCCATGCGCATCTCCTTGCACTAGGGCATTCGCCTTTGGCGGCTTTGCAAAAGAAAAGGGGCTCTCGCGAGCCCCTTCGTAGATTCTGACGACCTCTTATAAGAGGATTGAGTCATGCATCACCCGCACTTCGAATAACCACAGTTCAAACACGTCGCACACCCGTCCATGATGACGAGGGCCTTGGTGCTGCACTTGTGGCAGAGCGTGGCGGAGGGCGGGAAGCTGGCGCCATCGCCGGTCACGGCGATGTCTTCCGAAGAGCCAGGGACCGCGCTGCCCCCATCTGCCCTTCGGGCATCTTCCCCCGCGATGGCGGGGGAAGAGGGAGTTGCGCTTACGTCAGCGTTTTTTTTTGCGCGGTCTTCGTACTGCTTGCGCTTCTCGGCCAGGATGGCGCGCTGGTGCGCGCTTATTTCCGGGTCGTGGATCAGGCCGATCGACTTCATGTGCTCTTCCACGATGGCGCCCAGCTCGGCCACCAGCGACGGCATGTACACGCCACCGGCCTTGAAGTAGCCACCGCGCGGATCGAACACGGCCTTCATCTCGTCCACCAGGAACGTCACGTCGCCGCCCTTGCGGAACACCGCGCTCATGATGCGCGTCAGCGCCACGATCCACTGGAAGTGCTCCATGGACTTGCTGTTGACGAAGATCTCGAACGGACGGCGCAACTCATGCTCCGTGCCCGCGTTCAACACGATGTCGTTGATGGTCACGTACATGGCGTGCTCCACCAGCGGCGACTTGATCTTGTAGGTGCTGCCGATGAGGACTTCCGGGCGCTCGATGCGCTCGTGCATCTGGATGATGTTGTCCTGCGGCGTTTCCTTTTCCACCGTCTCGCGCGCCACCGACGCCGTGGGAATCAGCGCAGCGGCTTCGCGCGCCTTGTCTTCCGGGGTGAGCACGCTGTAGCCCTTGATTTTCTTGTCGATCTTGACGGCCATGACGGTGGAATCCTGTTCGTGTTCTGAAAGTTGTCATCGATGGGCGGGGCCTGGCCTTCCGGGCCGGCGACCGCCCCAACCCTCCCCCGGACCCGGGGGAGGAGGGGTGCATCAGGTCTTACTTACGGGCCGCTTTTTTTGCTGCTTTCTTTGCGGCTTTCTTCGGGGCTGCCTTGCGGACGGCTTTCTTGGCCGCCTTCTTGGGCGCGGCTTTCTTCGCCGCTTTCTTCACGGGCGCCTTGCGGGCGACCTTCTTTGCTGCCTTCTTCACCGACTTTTTGGCGACGGCCTTCTTGGCCGTGGCTTTCTTGGCGACCTTCTTGGCGGCCTTCTTCACCGTCTTCTTGGCGGTGGCCTTCTTGGCGGTCTTCTTCGTCGCCTTCTTGGCGGCCTTCTTGCCGGTCACCTTCTTCTGCAGGCTGGCGGCTTCGGCCTTGGCGGCGGTACTGGCGGCGGCCAGCTTCTTCTTCGCCTTGGCAACGGTCTTC encodes the following:
- a CDS encoding ATP-binding protein; this translates as MTIVVGEVVAVNGTKISLKIFEESNREVLFYKGEQYKGVSIREYISIQRGFRKIVCLVEGEYLDEKKSEIDGVRVDFTRRVDVRPVGYFESGKFLQGIKFMPMIKDQAQLLNEEQISTIFTKPDAGVAVVIGRLLKEGIEVGLPWRRLFNTHIGIFGNTGSGKSNTLAKLYTALFEKKYASIEGVSRFVIIDFNGEYTGAQLVPRASKTVYDLNTRVDNGDKFKLQESEFWSAETLALLFQATPNTQQPFLNRLVLGRARYANNADSLTRYAHSSFRKAMCAARPRPESLDLLRSIARLLGANEVSDALKRISWHSGFSKFFRPDGGVYFDSDGANYDAHLAATVETMDLSQLDSFLQLQIRANLQLVNDLVHGYVQFDFIQPLLKRIESVSAELSRVVEVARGEVGEQTVTVISLKRCSNAVKKILPLLVAKHYYGAHRARVAQPPDGTFTLIIDEAHNILSQQSSREQESWKDYRLEMFEEIVKEGRKFGFYITLSSQRPADISPTIVSQLHNFFIHRLVNDRDLLLIDNTITTLDSLSKGLIPSLSQGACVATGTAFDLPLVLQVDPMGRELRPDSDDVDLESLWRPRLL
- a CDS encoding SIR2 family protein, whose translation is MDREIKLAAVYDKNLSFLIGSGASFGVLPTLALSIKDELDETCTIETLATSFGEDDAKLSALFMHYYKECVLPAMTLSRADIQGDVDKELVLANYKKLLLTIFHVLSMRRSPDRRCNVFTTNYDPCISIVADELIESGVIEFLLNDGTSGFQTRRLQAKNFSTITSQTGIFEREMVSIPQINLVHIHGSVHWRRRDQSILVDYRNKLPGPVLGEGLLERLRPFSTSLMDDELSSDDLVAPEFEEDETEEFMREYKKLPIVNPTKWKFHETVFEEHYYQMLRMLSYELERPNSVLITFGFSFADEHILNLVKRSLSNPKLQVYVCCFDEAEYNRLAPILGMHPNVRFILLPDGKKLTFTAFNESVLSLKQVGAEVAAPEQSLRG
- a CDS encoding NrdJb, with product MAVKIDKKIKGYSVLTPEDKAREAAALIPTASVARETVEKETPQDNIIQMHERIERPEVLIGSTYKIKSPLVEHAMYVTINDIVLNAGTEHELRRPFEIFVNSKSMEHFQWIVALTRIMSAVFRKGGDVTFLVDEMKAVFDPRGGYFKAGGVYMPSLVAELGAIVEEHMKSIGLIHDPEISAHQRAILAEKRKQYEDRAKKNADVSATPSSPAIAGEDARRADGGSAVPGSSEDIAVTGDGASFPPSATLCHKCSTKALVIMDGCATCLNCGYSKCG